The Fulvivirga ligni genome window below encodes:
- a CDS encoding NAD(P)H-dependent oxidoreductase, translated as MTLIILGHPNYENSLANKTIIDELQASDLSVEVRNISQLYPHYQIDTVEEQAALLRHQNIVFQYPLYWYNMPAILKQWFDQVLEYGFAYGSAGDKLKGKNFIPSFTVGAPEAEYQTLGEHHFRVYEFCKNLEQTAYYTGMNYVEPFYFYGTSLNAGYTELEVRSKAKNQAQELILKLRQFE; from the coding sequence ATGACTTTAATCATTTTAGGCCATCCGAATTATGAAAATTCTCTGGCCAATAAAACAATTATCGATGAATTACAGGCTAGTGATTTATCCGTAGAAGTAAGAAATATTTCTCAGCTTTACCCTCATTATCAGATTGATACAGTTGAAGAGCAGGCTGCATTGTTAAGACATCAGAACATTGTATTTCAATACCCGCTCTACTGGTATAACATGCCGGCCATACTAAAGCAATGGTTCGATCAGGTGCTGGAATACGGATTTGCCTATGGCTCTGCAGGGGATAAATTGAAAGGTAAAAACTTCATTCCCAGCTTCACAGTCGGGGCACCAGAGGCAGAGTACCAGACCCTGGGTGAGCACCATTTCAGGGTTTATGAATTTTGTAAGAACCTGGAGCAGACCGCTTATTATACCGGGATGAACTATGTAGAACCATTTTATTTCTATGGTACTTCTTTGAATGCGGGGTATACTGAATTGGAGGTGAGGAGTAAGGCGAAAAACCAAGCTCAGGAATTGATTCTAAAGTTGAGGCAGTTTGAGTGA
- a CDS encoding winged helix-turn-helix transcriptional regulator, with product MKDECLTNYVKLGERIYPCTVSLAMDLVGGKWKTVILYHLQDSPKRFSELRKELFSVTEMTLSLQLKQLEKDGLISRKVYGKKPPVKVVYSLTEFGKSFIPVLTAITQWGNHVVEQKGEFVEQ from the coding sequence ATGAAGGATGAATGCTTAACAAATTATGTGAAATTGGGTGAGAGGATATATCCTTGCACCGTTAGTCTGGCGATGGATCTGGTAGGAGGAAAATGGAAAACAGTGATTCTCTACCACCTTCAGGATTCGCCCAAAAGATTCAGTGAGCTAAGGAAGGAGCTATTTTCAGTAACAGAAATGACGCTCAGTCTTCAATTGAAACAGTTAGAGAAAGATGGACTAATCTCAAGAAAAGTATATGGCAAGAAACCTCCGGTGAAAGTGGTTTATAGCCTTACAGAATTTGGTAAATCTTTCATTCCGGTGCTAACCGCCATCACCCAATGGGGCAATCATGTGGTAGAGCAAAAGGGTGAGTTTGTTGAACAATAG
- a CDS encoding J domain-containing protein: MKDYYRILEIDSNASVDEIKRQFRMKALQLHPDQSKADTKDAFIELYEAFAILRADKSREEYDTENTSNRSESQAFREEIALIRQDAERYSRNFKEFNKKVILWIILASILDRNLFACVLLVFFGIWTSIRGVMDFNIVYLIIGPVMLFFGLWLGRNRIWSEFKV, from the coding sequence ATGAAGGATTATTATAGAATATTAGAGATAGATTCAAACGCTTCTGTTGATGAAATAAAAAGGCAATTTAGGATGAAGGCATTGCAACTGCATCCAGATCAATCTAAAGCGGATACCAAGGATGCATTCATAGAATTATATGAGGCATTCGCCATTCTGAGAGCGGATAAGTCCAGAGAAGAATATGATACAGAAAATACCTCTAATAGATCTGAATCTCAAGCTTTTCGGGAAGAAATAGCATTGATAAGACAGGATGCCGAAAGATACTCTCGTAATTTCAAGGAATTCAATAAAAAAGTGATTCTATGGATTATACTGGCATCAATTCTTGACAGGAATTTATTTGCCTGTGTATTATTGGTGTTTTTTGGGATTTGGACTAGTATAAGAGGTGTGATGGATTTCAATATTGTTTATTTAATCATCGGCCCTGTTATGTTATTCTTTGGTTTATGGTTAGGCCGGAATAGGATTTGGTCTGAATTTAAGGTTTGA
- a CDS encoding TfoX/Sxy family protein, with the protein MAYDEKLAQRVRHYLRENDIQPQEKKMFGGLAFMISDKMCVNVSKNNLMCRFDPVQTQELAVKKGFSPMIMKGREYKGYCYVEPEGFASDGDFKFWVDLCLEYNKTL; encoded by the coding sequence ATGGCTTACGATGAAAAACTTGCCCAGCGCGTGCGTCATTACCTTCGTGAAAATGACATTCAGCCACAAGAGAAGAAAATGTTTGGCGGGCTGGCTTTTATGATCAGTGATAAAATGTGCGTGAATGTGAGTAAGAACAATCTTATGTGTCGCTTTGATCCTGTTCAGACTCAGGAACTGGCGGTTAAAAAAGGTTTTTCTCCTATGATCATGAAAGGCCGTGAATACAAAGGCTATTGCTATGTGGAGCCTGAAGGATTTGCCTCCGATGGTGATTTTAAATTTTGGGTTGATTTGTGTTTGGAGTATAATAAGACATTATAA